The proteins below are encoded in one region of Limnohabitans sp. 63ED37-2:
- a CDS encoding tetratricopeptide repeat protein, producing the protein MRTWLSWTVLFTLWTCSLGVRADVYTDVNALVQNGQWAQAQALADARLKTAPTDPQMRLLLSRIQAGLGQNQAAMATLLALTQSFPELPEPHNNLAALLVRDNRLDEALAALQAAIRARPDYALALENLGDLHLAMAAQAYARARLVTPAPTRLQSKQLATEQVMRTP; encoded by the coding sequence ATGCGAACCTGGCTCAGTTGGACGGTTTTATTCACCCTGTGGACTTGCAGCCTGGGCGTGCGGGCCGATGTGTACACCGATGTCAACGCTTTGGTGCAAAACGGCCAATGGGCGCAAGCCCAAGCTTTGGCCGACGCCAGGCTCAAAACCGCCCCTACCGACCCCCAAATGCGCCTGTTGCTCAGCCGCATCCAAGCCGGCTTGGGCCAAAACCAAGCCGCCATGGCGACGCTTCTCGCCCTGACCCAGTCCTTTCCTGAATTGCCCGAGCCGCACAACAACTTGGCCGCCCTGTTGGTGAGAGACAACCGACTCGACGAAGCCTTGGCCGCCTTGCAAGCCGCCATCAGGGCCAGGCCTGACTATGCCTTGGCCCTGGAGAACCTGGGCGATCTGCACCTGGCAATGGCCGCCCAGGCCTATGCGCGGGCCCGGCTTGTCACGCCTGCCCCAACCCGTTTGCAATCCAAGCAACTGGCCACCGAACAGGTCATGAGAACCCCCTGA
- the nrdR gene encoding transcriptional regulator NrdR codes for MKCPFCSHLETQVVETRLAEDGDFIRRRRQCGACEKRFTTYEKPEVNFPAIVKKDGRRIDYQRDKLRGSLNLALRKRPVSTEQVDSAIERIEENLLNLGIREVASHRIGELVMRELKKLDKVAYVRFASVYRNFEDIDAFKTLVDEVQR; via the coding sequence ATGAAATGCCCGTTTTGCAGCCACCTCGAGACCCAGGTCGTCGAGACCCGTTTGGCCGAGGATGGGGATTTCATCCGCAGGCGCCGTCAGTGCGGGGCCTGTGAAAAGCGCTTCACCACCTACGAAAAGCCGGAAGTCAACTTTCCGGCCATCGTCAAAAAAGATGGCCGCCGCATCGATTACCAACGCGACAAACTGCGCGGCAGTCTGAATCTGGCTTTGCGCAAGCGGCCCGTCAGCACCGAGCAGGTGGACAGCGCCATCGAACGCATCGAAGAAAACCTGTTGAACCTGGGCATCCGTGAGGTGGCCTCACACCGCATTGGCGAGCTGGTCATGCGCGAGCTGAAAAAGCTCGACAAAGTGGCCTATGTGCGTTTTGCCAGTGTGTACCGCAACTTTGAAGACATCGACGCTTTCAAGACGTTGGTTGACGAAGTGCAGCGTTAA
- a CDS encoding GspH/FimT family pseudopilin, which yields MRNRGFTLLEVLVVLALLAVLLSLAAPSLIGLRQKHQMQSQAEQLQASLLLARSEALRRQQRVTLCVRESSDGAGLGCASAGTWAQGWVVFVDGNDNGRREATEAVLQLHQALPGFLTLQGNAMVDRYISYGPQGRSQSTSGAFQAGTLTLCGAGQTHVWRVVINAVGKPRLEKAEHQDSANC from the coding sequence ATGCGCAACCGGGGTTTCACGCTGCTTGAAGTGCTGGTGGTGTTGGCGCTGCTGGCGGTGCTGCTGTCTTTGGCGGCTCCCAGTCTCATCGGTCTGCGCCAAAAGCACCAGATGCAAAGCCAAGCCGAGCAATTGCAAGCGAGCTTGCTGTTGGCGCGTTCAGAAGCCTTGCGGCGCCAGCAGCGCGTGACCTTGTGTGTGCGTGAGTCATCCGACGGTGCAGGGCTGGGCTGCGCCTCGGCGGGCACTTGGGCGCAAGGCTGGGTGGTGTTTGTCGACGGCAACGACAACGGCCGCCGCGAGGCGACTGAGGCCGTGCTGCAACTGCACCAAGCCTTGCCAGGATTTTTAACATTGCAAGGCAATGCCATGGTGGACCGCTACATCTCTTACGGACCGCAAGGCCGCAGCCAAAGCACCTCGGGTGCCTTCCAAGCGGGGACCTTGACCCTGTGTGGGGCCGGGCAAACCCATGTCTGGCGGGTGGTGATCAATGCGGTGGGCAAACCCCGGTTGGAGAAAGCCGAGCACCAGGACAGTGCGAATTGCTGA
- a CDS encoding type IV pilus modification PilV family protein: MALIEALVASAVLGIGLLAATRMTLYTLNTASDTRQHTVALTLALDAMDCHQSGRTGCPLQTSATVQGTTYSLQSQVQTRPGLALEDLQVRVQWPAVGPAWGAVGGGLGAGSPGQAQAHMGELVLHSSRDAVPAWLGVSLP; encoded by the coding sequence ATGGCGCTCATCGAGGCGCTCGTGGCCTCGGCGGTGCTGGGCATCGGGCTGCTCGCCGCCACGCGCATGACCTTGTACACCCTGAACACCGCCAGCGACACCCGACAGCACACCGTGGCCCTGACCTTGGCCCTGGACGCCATGGACTGCCACCAGTCGGGCCGCACAGGCTGCCCCCTGCAGACTTCCGCCACGGTGCAAGGCACCACCTACAGCCTGCAAAGCCAAGTGCAAACGCGCCCCGGCCTGGCCTTGGAGGACCTGCAAGTGCGTGTGCAGTGGCCCGCCGTGGGGCCCGCTTGGGGTGCAGTGGGCGGTGGCTTGGGTGCAGGCTCGCCCGGGCAGGCACAGGCTCACATGGGCGAACTCGTGCTGCACAGCAGCCGCGATGCCGTGCCTGCGTGGCTTGGCGTATCCTTGCCATGA
- a CDS encoding type IV pilin protein gives MRFPKVKAVASAPIAQTGLTLSELLVSLALMAVLAAVALPAFQTQQRQARRSDAQSALQQLQLSQARWRGTQSSHASDLASLGWVGDLSPGGHYRLTIEDASSEGYSLIATPIGTQARDSACTPMRLKLRHMATVELSSGADLVGDPARCWRQ, from the coding sequence ATGAGGTTCCCCAAAGTCAAGGCTGTCGCGTCTGCACCAATTGCACAAACCGGTTTGACGCTGAGCGAGTTGCTGGTCAGCCTGGCCTTGATGGCCGTCCTAGCGGCTGTGGCCTTGCCCGCGTTTCAGACGCAGCAGCGACAAGCCCGCCGCAGCGATGCCCAAAGCGCATTGCAGCAACTGCAACTGTCCCAAGCCCGTTGGCGCGGCACCCAGAGCAGCCATGCCTCCGATTTGGCCAGCCTGGGCTGGGTCGGCGACCTGTCCCCGGGTGGTCATTACCGCCTGACGATCGAAGACGCCAGCAGCGAGGGCTACAGCCTGATCGCCACGCCGATCGGCACACAAGCGCGGGACAGCGCCTGCACCCCCATGCGCCTGAAATTGCGGCACATGGCCACAGTGGAGCTCAGCAGCGGGGCCGATCTGGTGGGTGATCCAGCTCGCTGCTGGCGGCAATGA
- a CDS encoding peptidylprolyl isomerase — MTTPHHTRRWTALALSLSLLAPWSAQAQNASAPTNASTPKVRISTSLGDIEAELYADKAPKTVANFLQYVNDKHYEGTIFHRVIAGFMVQGGGFDAQYKEKKTRPPVQHEGRQALAGGLKNTTGTLAMARTNDPQSATAQFFINVVDNAFLDPTPIPDGDPVAKFQYQGRVYENVARAQLLNAPQLFGYTVFGKVTSGMDVVQKIRNTPTGAGGPFPTDVPRTPVVIQSITLLK, encoded by the coding sequence ATGACAACACCCCATCACACTCGCCGCTGGACCGCCCTGGCACTGAGCCTGAGCTTGCTCGCCCCTTGGAGCGCACAGGCACAAAATGCCAGCGCGCCCACCAACGCAAGCACCCCCAAAGTGCGCATCAGCACCTCCCTGGGTGACATCGAAGCCGAGCTGTACGCCGACAAGGCCCCCAAAACCGTGGCCAACTTTTTGCAGTACGTGAACGACAAGCACTACGAAGGCACGATTTTTCACCGGGTGATTGCGGGCTTCATGGTGCAAGGTGGCGGCTTCGATGCCCAGTACAAAGAAAAGAAGACCCGCCCTCCGGTGCAGCATGAAGGCCGCCAAGCCTTGGCGGGAGGCCTGAAAAACACCACCGGTACGTTAGCCATGGCCCGCACCAACGACCCTCAATCGGCCACCGCGCAGTTTTTCATCAACGTGGTGGACAACGCCTTTCTCGACCCCACCCCGATCCCCGATGGTGACCCGGTCGCCAAGTTTCAATACCAGGGCCGTGTTTACGAAAATGTGGCCCGAGCCCAACTGCTGAACGCACCCCAGCTGTTCGGCTACACCGTTTTTGGCAAAGTCACGTCCGGCATGGATGTGGTCCAAAAAATCCGCAACACGCCCACGGGCGCAGGCGGCCCCTTCCCGACCGATGTTCCCCGCACGCCGGTCGTCATCCAATCCATCACCTTGTTGAAGTAA
- a CDS encoding PilW family protein: protein MKRAMQLQPARPKKQGGETLVGMLVGLGVGMVVLAAGSQMLAQHLRGHRLALQDSHVHHDLRSALDTIERELRQAQSLGQAWRGRVSAQCADAFCTGEADLLVLGQRISFGLDRNQSGLLDNNECSGFRLKDHELQIRTACTPEVWTDLTDAGSLKMTGLQWQVQCEKRGRWVARWVTVQLSAQWPRDTTRALSLSRTVSLRNDVPASPWPAVCGAAP from the coding sequence ATGAAACGCGCCATGCAGCTGCAACCCGCTCGACCCAAGAAACAAGGGGGAGAGACGCTGGTGGGCATGTTGGTGGGTTTGGGAGTCGGCATGGTGGTGCTGGCCGCAGGCAGCCAGATGTTGGCGCAGCACCTGCGGGGGCATCGCCTGGCTTTGCAAGACAGCCATGTCCACCATGACCTGCGCTCAGCGCTGGACACCATCGAGCGGGAGTTGCGCCAGGCGCAGTCGCTCGGACAAGCCTGGCGAGGGCGTGTCTCAGCCCAATGTGCAGACGCTTTTTGTACAGGCGAAGCCGACTTGTTGGTGTTGGGCCAGCGCATCAGCTTCGGGCTAGACCGCAACCAAAGTGGTCTGCTGGACAACAACGAGTGTTCGGGCTTCCGTCTCAAGGACCATGAGCTGCAAATCCGCACGGCCTGCACACCCGAGGTCTGGACCGATTTGACCGATGCAGGCAGCCTGAAAATGACGGGCCTGCAGTGGCAAGTGCAATGCGAAAAACGAGGGCGCTGGGTGGCGCGTTGGGTCACCGTGCAGTTGAGTGCGCAGTGGCCCCGAGATACCACACGGGCCCTGAGCCTGTCGCGGACCGTATCGCTGCGCAACGATGTTCCCGCCTCGCCTTGGCCTGCCGTTTGTGGAGCCGCACCGTGA
- a CDS encoding DUF349 domain-containing protein, which produces MTSSKPFDIASLDPLTAGIFNAPTSGERSARLREWLLTEPSEDLMTEVYRELSGRDKGVAKLLKEKLDELKRLHGQEALATEWVQKAEQLLNAPRLNMADALAWQRDAAKAGAPLSREPLAGLKQRLTEVVKGVEDLQHQVMVQREAAVLLAQRIEVLSTKSLVEALGGQTGLLADVAQWQNQAQALTHNSVWPSVDVKYPPQLDAAGKQLQAVWDGFSAAAAVAAVAQNDGAAPLPPVPVWADEIRRLRGELPQHAAVAAESVKPAKPVKTEQAEKPAKPKIDPAQRQALREQAMAAVTEVLELLEKQLNEAQETPPAESVAALRNALKTHGKNLDTSLDERLHKALTSGGDAEGWQRWLADQVRTDLVNQAEALLDANKAPTVGGRKMQDKLRQLRDSWKQIDQGGLPNHALWKRFDAACNEAYKTVLAWLEQMKKDSADQRAQRVALMDEVKAWTAENAQSEDWRAQLRALHQFADRWRNAGHLSEKAFGEMQGQWKGIFKAAAARLEAAQKASVDRRQALINEAREVGAAPALRVDAVKALQQRWQVEAQSVPLDRKTEQKLWEVFRAPLDEAFQRKGTDRPQAAGPLSAHDRAVIDASKALDAANASGDAAKIRAAMAALDAALRGQALQAQAAQSAASAAATPVAAPTPEAVVEAPVDEAAATAVAAEDPASEPAESDASTTGPESDCASPEPAAAPVVAPKPAKPVVAVRGDDRPGQKRAEAPAGRDGRRDGRPGERGARPGGDRGPGAGRFGDRGAERGGDRFGDRGPREDRGPRLGDAAFRAQREALERAEMSLRKLAAQAHGETLGRVMSAWQARQAEALPTVQELGKGVNATTRQAWAQAVSAEPKAPSATALLRLEMAADVPTPADKLSDRRALQLQLLTQRNQPGPSETWAQDVAKVLSAAHDEATARRLQNVLKNLLRT; this is translated from the coding sequence GTGACTTCTTCCAAGCCTTTTGACATCGCCTCCCTTGATCCTTTGACAGCTGGGATTTTTAATGCCCCCACTTCCGGTGAGCGCAGCGCGCGCTTGCGCGAGTGGTTGTTGACCGAGCCTTCGGAGGACTTGATGACCGAGGTCTACCGCGAACTCTCAGGTCGCGACAAAGGTGTGGCCAAGTTGCTCAAAGAAAAGCTCGACGAGCTCAAGCGCTTACATGGGCAGGAAGCCTTGGCCACCGAGTGGGTCCAAAAGGCCGAGCAGTTGCTGAACGCACCGCGCCTGAACATGGCCGATGCGCTGGCCTGGCAGCGTGATGCAGCCAAAGCCGGGGCACCGCTGTCGCGTGAGCCCTTGGCAGGCCTCAAGCAACGTTTGACCGAAGTGGTCAAGGGTGTGGAAGACCTGCAGCACCAAGTCATGGTGCAGCGCGAAGCCGCCGTGTTATTGGCCCAGCGCATCGAGGTGTTATCCACCAAGTCCTTGGTTGAGGCGCTGGGCGGACAAACCGGCTTGCTGGCCGATGTGGCGCAATGGCAAAACCAGGCCCAAGCCCTGACGCACAACAGCGTCTGGCCCAGCGTGGACGTGAAATACCCGCCTCAGCTGGACGCTGCAGGCAAGCAACTTCAGGCCGTGTGGGACGGTTTCTCGGCCGCCGCCGCTGTGGCGGCTGTGGCCCAAAACGACGGCGCAGCCCCCTTACCCCCCGTACCCGTGTGGGCCGATGAGATCCGCCGTCTGCGTGGCGAATTGCCGCAGCACGCGGCCGTGGCCGCTGAATCGGTCAAGCCTGCCAAGCCTGTCAAAACAGAACAAGCCGAAAAACCGGCCAAACCCAAAATCGACCCAGCCCAGCGCCAAGCCCTGCGCGAACAAGCGATGGCGGCCGTGACCGAGGTGTTGGAGTTGCTGGAAAAGCAACTCAACGAAGCCCAGGAAACCCCGCCCGCAGAGTCCGTCGCTGCTTTGCGCAACGCGCTCAAAACCCATGGCAAGAACCTGGACACCAGCCTCGACGAGCGCTTGCACAAGGCCTTGACGTCGGGGGGCGACGCCGAAGGCTGGCAACGTTGGCTGGCCGATCAGGTGCGCACCGACCTGGTCAACCAAGCCGAAGCCTTGCTGGACGCCAACAAAGCCCCTACTGTGGGTGGCCGAAAAATGCAGGACAAGCTGCGCCAGCTGCGTGACAGCTGGAAGCAAATTGACCAAGGTGGCCTGCCCAACCATGCCTTGTGGAAGCGCTTTGATGCGGCTTGCAACGAGGCCTACAAAACCGTGTTGGCTTGGCTCGAGCAGATGAAAAAAGACTCGGCCGATCAGCGTGCCCAACGTGTGGCGCTGATGGACGAGGTCAAGGCTTGGACCGCAGAGAATGCGCAAAGCGAAGACTGGCGTGCTCAACTCCGCGCCTTGCACCAGTTCGCCGACCGCTGGCGCAATGCGGGTCACCTGAGCGAGAAAGCCTTTGGTGAAATGCAGGGCCAGTGGAAAGGCATTTTCAAAGCGGCAGCAGCCCGCCTCGAAGCGGCGCAAAAAGCCAGTGTCGACCGTCGCCAGGCCCTGATCAATGAAGCACGCGAAGTGGGCGCTGCACCAGCTTTGCGAGTCGACGCTGTCAAAGCGCTGCAACAACGCTGGCAAGTGGAAGCGCAGTCGGTGCCGCTCGACCGCAAGACCGAACAAAAACTCTGGGAAGTGTTCCGCGCCCCGCTGGACGAAGCCTTCCAGCGCAAAGGCACCGATCGCCCACAGGCTGCAGGCCCTTTGAGCGCCCATGACCGTGCGGTGATTGACGCCTCCAAAGCGCTGGACGCGGCCAACGCCAGTGGTGATGCGGCCAAGATCCGCGCCGCGATGGCCGCGCTCGACGCTGCCCTGCGCGGCCAAGCCCTGCAGGCGCAAGCCGCTCAGTCTGCCGCGTCCGCTGCAGCCACCCCTGTGGCTGCGCCCACACCTGAGGCGGTGGTCGAGGCTCCAGTGGATGAAGCTGCAGCGACTGCAGTTGCGGCAGAAGACCCAGCGAGCGAGCCTGCCGAGTCTGATGCTTCAACAACCGGCCCCGAGTCGGACTGCGCGAGCCCAGAGCCAGCTGCGGCACCCGTGGTGGCCCCCAAGCCAGCCAAACCCGTGGTGGCGGTGCGCGGCGACGACCGACCTGGCCAAAAGCGCGCAGAAGCGCCTGCCGGGCGCGATGGACGCCGAGATGGCCGCCCTGGAGAGCGTGGTGCGCGCCCAGGTGGCGACCGCGGCCCAGGTGCCGGCCGTTTTGGTGATCGCGGTGCTGAACGCGGAGGTGATCGTTTTGGTGACCGAGGTCCGCGTGAAGACCGTGGCCCGCGTTTGGGTGATGCGGCATTCCGTGCCCAACGCGAAGCCCTGGAGCGCGCCGAAATGTCGCTGCGCAAACTAGCCGCGCAAGCACACGGCGAGACCTTGGGGCGCGTGATGAGCGCCTGGCAAGCCCGCCAAGCCGAGGCTTTGCCCACGGTGCAGGAGCTGGGCAAAGGCGTCAATGCCACGACCCGTCAGGCCTGGGCACAAGCCGTGAGCGCCGAGCCCAAAGCTCCCTCGGCCACAGCCTTGTTGCGCCTGGAGATGGCGGCCGATGTGCCGACACCCGCTGACAAACTCAGTGACCGTCGTGCCCTGCAGTTGCAATTGCTGACCCAGCGCAACCAACCTGGCCCCAGCGAAACCTGGGCTCAGGATGTGGCAAAGGTGCTCTCCGCCGCCCACGACGAAGCCACGGCCCGCCGTCTGCAAAACGTGCTCAAAAATTTGTTGCGCACCTGA
- a CDS encoding peptidylprolyl isomerase, which yields MSNPQVELHITGYGVITLELDAEKAPKSTENFLAYVNKGHYNNTIFHRVIPGFMVQGGGFEPGMGQKPTDATIENEANNGLKNDKYTVAMARTSAPHSATAQFFINVAKNDFLNHTAPSMQGWGYAVFGKVVKGSEVVDQIEGVKTGNRGGHGDVPKEDVVIEKAVAI from the coding sequence ATGAGCAACCCACAAGTCGAACTGCACATCACCGGCTACGGCGTCATCACCCTCGAGTTGGATGCTGAAAAAGCCCCCAAGTCGACCGAAAACTTTTTGGCCTATGTGAACAAGGGCCACTACAACAACACGATTTTTCACCGTGTGATCCCCGGCTTCATGGTTCAAGGCGGTGGCTTTGAGCCCGGCATGGGCCAAAAGCCCACCGATGCCACCATCGAAAACGAGGCCAACAACGGCCTGAAAAACGACAAGTACACCGTGGCCATGGCCCGCACCTCGGCGCCGCACTCGGCCACAGCCCAGTTTTTCATCAATGTGGCCAAAAACGACTTCCTGAACCACACCGCGCCATCCATGCAAGGCTGGGGCTATGCCGTGTTCGGCAAAGTGGTCAAGGGCTCCGAAGTGGTCGACCAAATCGAAGGCGTGAAAACCGGCAACCGCGGCGGCCACGGTGACGTGCCCAAAGAGGACGTCGTGATCGAAAAAGCCGTCGCCATCTGA
- a CDS encoding lytic transglycosylase domain-containing protein, with protein sequence MTATLTWTHLKRAVSTLACDVHEGFVEITRHSLAVIGLAVVAISLTLVARPGLQEVASETLMSWLELRQVEQTAVLETSTLSPASRSTAAPMQNLSNDQLAVTRWLSNKYKVSPEPLAALVSEAWALGERSQIAPTLILAVMAIESRFNPFASGHLGGLGLMQIEPEAHIGALTPFGGRLAAFDPLTNLRVGTRQLQALIQDASTLEDALRLYSLASGQLNNDTYVDRVLAEQKLLDNLSQGAKTASSDKKDTTLTKSHPTHM encoded by the coding sequence ATGACAGCGACTTTGACTTGGACCCACCTCAAGCGGGCGGTGTCCACCCTGGCCTGCGATGTGCATGAAGGCTTTGTGGAAATCACCCGACACAGTTTGGCCGTGATTGGCTTGGCCGTGGTGGCCATCAGTTTGACACTTGTGGCCCGCCCAGGCTTGCAAGAGGTGGCCAGCGAAACCCTGATGAGCTGGCTTGAGTTGCGACAAGTGGAACAAACTGCCGTTTTGGAAACATCGACGCTCTCACCGGCATCCCGATCCACAGCAGCGCCCATGCAAAACCTGAGCAACGATCAATTGGCCGTCACCCGTTGGCTCAGCAACAAATACAAAGTTTCACCCGAACCCTTGGCCGCCTTGGTGTCCGAAGCTTGGGCCTTGGGCGAGCGCAGCCAGATCGCACCCACTTTGATCTTGGCCGTGATGGCCATCGAGTCCCGTTTCAATCCTTTTGCCTCCGGCCACCTCGGGGGCTTGGGTCTGATGCAAATTGAGCCTGAAGCCCATATCGGTGCACTGACTCCTTTCGGTGGTCGCCTGGCCGCCTTTGACCCGCTCACCAATTTAAGGGTGGGCACCCGACAGCTCCAAGCTTTGATCCAGGATGCCAGCACCTTGGAAGATGCATTGCGCTTGTATTCGCTGGCGTCCGGGCAGCTCAACAACGACACTTATGTGGACCGTGTGCTGGCCGAGCAAAAGCTCTTGGACAACCTCAGCCAAGGCGCCAAAACAGCCTCGAGCGACAAAAAAGACACCACTTTGACCAAATCACACCCCACCCACATGTGA
- a CDS encoding UDP-2,3-diacylglucosamine diphosphatase produces the protein MSADPRTTAPSLGRLTAPAAWQTVDLISDLHLQAAEPATFEAWRNFMASTTADAVLILGDLFEVWVGDDAAEADPFLQSCAQVLRQTAQRLHLAFMPGNRDFLVGPAFLSECGVHAMRDPCLLEWGAQRILLSHGDALCLDDKAYQVFRQQVRHADWQTEFLAKPLHERLALARAMRAQSESQKHSGAVYADADPLMALNWLDAAGADRLVHGHTHQAADHPLGAGVRHVLSDWSLDHAPNRAQVLRLQREVGFTRIDKVAAPPAGQG, from the coding sequence ATGTCCGCTGACCCGCGCACCACAGCACCGAGCCTCGGTCGGTTGACAGCGCCAGCGGCATGGCAGACCGTGGACTTGATCTCGGACCTGCACCTGCAGGCCGCTGAACCGGCCACTTTTGAAGCCTGGCGCAACTTCATGGCCAGCACAACTGCCGATGCGGTGCTGATTCTGGGTGACTTGTTTGAAGTCTGGGTTGGTGACGATGCCGCTGAGGCTGACCCTTTTTTGCAAAGCTGCGCGCAGGTCTTGCGCCAAACCGCGCAGCGTTTGCATCTGGCCTTCATGCCCGGCAACCGGGATTTTCTGGTGGGGCCCGCTTTTCTGTCGGAATGCGGCGTTCACGCCATGCGTGACCCCTGCTTGCTGGAGTGGGGAGCGCAGCGGATTTTGCTCAGCCACGGCGATGCGCTGTGCCTGGACGACAAGGCCTACCAAGTCTTTCGACAGCAGGTGCGACACGCCGATTGGCAAACTGAATTTTTGGCCAAACCCTTGCACGAGCGCTTGGCCTTGGCACGCGCCATGCGGGCGCAAAGCGAATCCCAAAAACACAGCGGCGCGGTCTATGCCGATGCAGACCCGCTGATGGCCTTGAATTGGCTCGACGCCGCCGGGGCCGATCGGCTGGTGCATGGCCATACCCACCAAGCGGCAGACCACCCACTGGGCGCAGGGGTCCGGCATGTGTTGAGCGACTGGTCGCTCGATCACGCACCAAACCGGGCCCAGGTCTTGCGCTTGCAGCGCGAGGTTGGCTTCACACGCATCGACAAGGTGGCAGCCCCGCCCGCAGGCCAAGGCTGA
- the glyA gene encoding serine hydroxymethyltransferase has product MYNRNTLIEQTDPELFAAIQAENARQEHHIELIASENYASPAVMAAQGSQLTNKYAEGYPGKRYYGGCEHVDVAEQLAIDRIKQIFGAEAANVQPHCGASANEAVFLAFLKPGDTIMGMSLAEGGHLTHGMPLNMSGKWFNVVSYGLDANEAIDYEAMEAKARETKPKLIIAGASAYSLHIDFARFAKVAKEVGAIFLVDMAHYAGLIAAGVYPNPVPHADVVTSTTHKSLRGPRGGIILMKAEHEKAINSAIFPGLQGGPLMHVIAAKAVAFKEALQPEFKAYQAQVIKNAQIIAKTLTARGLRIVSGGTQSHVMLVDLRAKGITGKAAEAALGAAHMTINKNAIPNDPEKPFVTSGVRIGTPAMTTRGFKDEEARATAHLIADVLDNPLDEANLAAVRAKVHALTSRFPVYG; this is encoded by the coding sequence ATGTACAACCGAAACACACTCATCGAACAAACCGATCCCGAGCTGTTCGCCGCCATCCAGGCCGAAAACGCCCGCCAAGAACACCACATCGAGCTGATTGCCAGCGAGAACTACGCCTCGCCCGCCGTCATGGCCGCACAAGGCAGCCAGCTCACCAACAAATACGCCGAAGGCTACCCCGGCAAGCGTTACTACGGTGGCTGCGAGCATGTGGACGTGGCCGAGCAACTGGCCATTGACCGCATCAAACAAATCTTTGGCGCCGAAGCTGCCAATGTGCAGCCGCACTGCGGGGCATCGGCCAACGAAGCGGTCTTTTTGGCCTTCTTGAAGCCTGGTGACACCATCATGGGCATGAGCCTGGCCGAAGGCGGCCACCTGACACACGGCATGCCGCTGAACATGTCCGGCAAGTGGTTCAACGTGGTGAGCTATGGCTTGGACGCCAACGAGGCGATCGATTACGAAGCCATGGAAGCCAAGGCCCGTGAAACCAAGCCCAAGCTGATCATTGCAGGCGCTTCGGCCTACTCACTGCACATCGACTTCGCCCGTTTTGCCAAAGTGGCCAAGGAAGTCGGCGCCATCTTTTTGGTGGACATGGCCCACTATGCGGGCCTGATTGCCGCAGGCGTCTACCCCAACCCTGTCCCGCACGCCGATGTGGTCACCTCCACCACCCACAAGAGCTTGCGCGGCCCCCGCGGCGGCATCATCTTGATGAAGGCCGAGCACGAGAAAGCCATCAACAGCGCCATCTTCCCCGGCCTGCAAGGCGGCCCGCTGATGCATGTGATCGCGGCCAAAGCCGTGGCTTTCAAAGAAGCGCTGCAGCCCGAATTCAAGGCCTACCAAGCCCAAGTGATCAAGAACGCGCAGATCATTGCCAAAACCTTGACCGCTCGTGGCCTGCGCATTGTCAGCGGCGGCACCCAAAGCCACGTGATGTTGGTGGACTTGCGTGCCAAGGGCATCACCGGCAAGGCAGCCGAAGCCGCGCTGGGTGCGGCCCACATGACGATCAACAAGAACGCGATCCCGAACGACCCTGAAAAGCCGTTCGTGACCAGCGGCGTGCGCATCGGCACCCCGGCCATGACCACCCGTGGTTTCAAGGACGAAGAAGCCCGCGCCACGGCCCACTTGATTGCCGATGTGCTGGATAACCCGCTGGACGAGGCCAATTTGGCCGCTGTGCGCGCCAAGGTTCACGCCCTGACCAGCCGCTTCCCAGTCTACGGCTGA